One window of Gloeothece citriformis PCC 7424 genomic DNA carries:
- a CDS encoding SMI1/KNR4 family protein, which produces MNNSRLEQLKQKLHHLAQLDKTQQIYGSEIHQYKIYPCLSSSNIENFESQYRVSLPEDYRQFLLNIANGGVGPGYGLFQLKTEAQLDEPTRVLLNQYESQMLPERLAQNYNHYCQPFPSEPFPLYQSLQEWEKLRQDLNLDRDKWGYFSQKLTEGAIEICAYGCGITAILALTGDYQGTIWIDDRANDGGIYPCTLANCAYFHSEDGEMDDPEDTPEEEHPLTFFDWYEDWIDRSTQILLNNS; this is translated from the coding sequence ATGAATAATTCTCGTTTAGAGCAACTGAAACAGAAATTACATCATCTTGCTCAACTGGATAAAACTCAACAGATTTATGGCTCAGAAATTCATCAATATAAAATTTATCCCTGCTTATCCTCATCCAATATTGAGAATTTTGAAAGTCAATATAGAGTAAGTTTACCTGAAGATTATCGTCAATTTTTATTAAACATTGCTAATGGGGGAGTAGGGCCAGGTTATGGACTTTTTCAACTTAAAACAGAAGCTCAACTTGATGAACCAACAAGAGTTTTACTTAACCAGTATGAAAGTCAAATGCTTCCCGAAAGGTTAGCTCAGAACTATAATCATTATTGTCAACCCTTTCCCTCTGAACCTTTTCCGTTGTATCAGTCTTTACAAGAATGGGAAAAATTGAGACAAGATTTAAATTTAGATCGAGACAAATGGGGATATTTTAGTCAAAAGTTAACCGAAGGAGCAATAGAAATTTGTGCTTATGGATGTGGAATTACGGCTATTTTAGCTCTCACAGGAGATTATCAAGGGACTATTTGGATTGACGATCGCGCTAATGATGGGGGAATATATCCTTGTACTTTGGCTAATTGTGCTTATTTTCATAGTGAAGATGGAGAGATGGATGATCCAGAAGATACCCCAGAAGAAGAACATCCTTTAACTTTTTTCGACTGGTATGAAGATTGGATAGATAGAAGTACACAAATTTTGCTCAATAATAGCTAA
- a CDS encoding ferritin-like domain-containing protein, translated as MIELDREKTIEVLNRIMEYELAGVVRYTHYSLMVTGPHRIPIVQFFQQQATESLTHTQQVGEILTGLEGHPSLKVAPIEESYEHNLHSILTESYNHEKQALELYKELLDVVKDASVYLEEFARGMIGQEEIHQLELKKMLRDFV; from the coding sequence ATGATAGAACTCGATCGAGAAAAAACCATTGAAGTATTAAACAGAATCATGGAATACGAACTAGCGGGAGTAGTGCGTTATACCCATTATTCTCTGATGGTGACAGGGCCTCATCGTATTCCCATCGTGCAGTTTTTTCAACAGCAAGCAACGGAATCTTTAACCCATACGCAACAAGTGGGAGAAATTTTAACCGGCTTAGAAGGACACCCAAGCCTTAAAGTAGCTCCGATAGAAGAAAGTTATGAACATAATCTTCATAGCATTTTAACCGAAAGTTATAATCACGAAAAACAAGCATTAGAGTTATACAAAGAACTCCTAGATGTGGTGAAAGATGCGAGTGTGTATTTAGAAGAATTTGCCAGAGGCATGATTGGACAAGAAGAAATCCATCAACTAGAACTCAAAAAAATGTTAAGGGATTTTGTATAA
- a CDS encoding group I truncated hemoglobin: protein MSSLFEQLGGQEAVDLTVDKFYERVLKDERVKHFFDDVDMVKQRQHQKQFLTYAFGGSSKYSGKAMRQSHKQLVQEKGLSDEHFDAIVEDLVETLKELEVSENLIEQVKSIAGDIHHRNDILNR from the coding sequence ATGAGTTCTTTATTTGAGCAATTAGGGGGCCAAGAAGCGGTTGATCTCACCGTTGATAAATTTTATGAACGGGTTTTAAAGGATGAGAGGGTTAAACATTTTTTTGATGATGTTGATATGGTAAAACAAAGACAACATCAAAAACAATTTTTGACCTATGCTTTTGGAGGCAGTTCCAAATATAGCGGGAAAGCAATGAGACAATCTCATAAACAGTTGGTACAAGAAAAAGGGTTAAGTGATGAACATTTTGATGCTATTGTCGAAGATTTAGTAGAAACCTTGAAAGAGTTAGAAGTGTCAGAGAATTTAATTGAGCAAGTTAAATCGATTGCTGGAGATATCCATCACAGAAATGATATTTTAAATCGTTAA
- a CDS encoding VWA domain-containing protein, with product MTNIYRRPLWLYPLFQIPLILLGICLILAVLVWLLGFGRPQVAVAIALDLSASTYDIDTQFNAPGTIMYQEIEAVKAYVDKNVSLKQPNQIQIFGFASGVRPLTRSFQTDNEQIKQELDQAIQPSLIDILGGGTELNLAISEGTDVLSQISDRCRELLIVSDGAVVIDPRVIKDAQENNVKINAIIIGTNSLEIEQATQQTKGIYGSCNIMG from the coding sequence GTGACTAACATTTATCGTCGTCCTTTATGGTTATATCCCCTATTTCAAATTCCTCTCATTTTATTAGGAATTTGTCTCATTTTGGCTGTATTAGTTTGGCTGTTGGGGTTCGGAAGACCACAAGTAGCGGTAGCGATTGCCCTTGATTTAAGTGCCAGTACCTATGATATTGACACTCAATTTAACGCTCCGGGTACAATTATGTATCAAGAAATCGAAGCGGTTAAAGCTTATGTTGATAAAAATGTATCTTTGAAACAACCGAATCAAATTCAGATTTTTGGTTTTGCTAGTGGGGTACGTCCTTTAACTCGCTCATTTCAAACGGATAATGAACAAATTAAACAGGAATTAGATCAAGCCATACAACCAAGTTTAATTGATATTCTTGGGGGAGGAACTGAGTTAAATTTGGCGATTTCAGAAGGAACAGATGTCTTATCTCAAATTTCCGATCGCTGTCGAGAATTATTAATTGTCAGTGATGGGGCAGTTGTTATAGATCCTAGAGTAATTAAAGATGCTCAAGAAAATAACGTCAAAATTAATGCTATTATCATCGGTACAAATTCATTAGAAATTGAACAAGCTACTCAACAGACAAAAGGAATTTATGGGTCTTGCAACATAATGGGGTAA
- a CDS encoding tubulin-like doman-containing protein yields the protein MPATVEEKSMVPTILVGIGGTGHEVLARVRRLIEETYGNLQNFPIVSFLIVDTDKDYKITNPEAGGSPFKDIEKHWARVSGKQVREMVSEMEKFPWINSWFPRELERNITSLEAGAGQIRACGRFAFFCNYHDISRKFLDALKRVKGRETYMLDRYGIKVANNAVNVFVTGSLSGGTGSGMLIDMGYCIRNWLRGEGSPLITALVPSPEAFVSINVGDRVLSNGYAALMELNYYSDHRTEYNQQYSAGLVDEVRSKLPPFDFTYLVGTKNGESDFKLEQIREMIAQNIFLDMTSDFAPHKRSIRDNIKGAWAQADPGGRGYPKQFMSFGLSTIEIPIAQIRSTLYYRLAQDLVQWWFNEEAILPAQMMELVRNDTLKRMRLTEAELVMDLGAAENKSIIALISEWMNKIRQEIVQEDWLNCTQQGVNMMGAERGKIVRFIEEYLTPTVESYRNDHFIEMSPDERLHGDYLKKIYNNRDNIIQQGRKALEEELYLILEDRTRGLKYADSFMIAVRQILDSMAEKFRRDLDKVWSQNETNRQKQYEEGLKEIQEFKNKFGITKKEKMEEYCNQALMGLEGSLIATIQRKVRATGLEVIFRLKEHLDKLERRLSRFQQKLIQARDLFKLKSEQQADSADALMVNGIKIYDRQELNSLYQDMIEQFAGGKGGAKSPYQIGLDAICSTLSEDVLKIASPLWKETRLASEIMRLFDVTEIPDVRDEDFREIIAERCKTVIINAPESSKLKRELAACDRLFKILNDDLEIVNNLRIAYQKSSPLILLNRAILQGKDAGFTPARNINVALLGGRNTSDPAAQKILPKLQELEGINDDNIKPLGNPERHRIVFVQEIGGFSLRCIDGMRDLRQSYQDWKGDFIVAKRAQQVGESRDLPIPVHIQKEPPFWDIFPEDASIFKLVIEARALKVLYQDTNRVTHENTIRYDVKTATGLKKIDLAGTWEEAVQVLQVKACRGDKEEIQRQINLILSNLKTPEQKQALYEHLLEYLQERARELEAQGGEESPEYKREDKIILDLITSKKLKIETVLHLSDDSEPEPIISSQPVSTPQLQPTQTETIFCTNCGHKNPAKANFCSKCGTKLVK from the coding sequence ATGCCTGCAACCGTTGAAGAAAAAAGCATGGTTCCTACTATTTTAGTGGGGATTGGAGGAACGGGTCATGAGGTCTTGGCGCGAGTCAGAAGGTTAATTGAAGAAACCTATGGCAATCTCCAGAATTTTCCCATCGTTAGCTTTTTAATTGTTGACACCGATAAAGATTATAAAATTACTAATCCTGAAGCCGGCGGTTCACCCTTTAAAGATATCGAAAAACACTGGGCCAGAGTCAGTGGGAAACAAGTTCGGGAAATGGTGTCGGAGATGGAAAAATTTCCCTGGATTAATAGTTGGTTTCCCAGAGAACTTGAACGTAATATTACCTCCTTAGAAGCCGGTGCCGGACAAATTCGCGCCTGTGGACGGTTTGCGTTTTTTTGTAATTATCATGATATTAGCCGTAAATTTCTCGATGCACTCAAACGGGTAAAAGGTCGGGAAACTTATATGTTAGATCGTTATGGGATTAAAGTCGCTAATAATGCGGTTAATGTGTTTGTAACTGGCTCTCTCAGTGGCGGGACAGGAAGCGGAATGTTAATTGATATGGGCTATTGTATCCGCAATTGGTTACGGGGGGAAGGGAGTCCTTTAATTACCGCTCTTGTTCCCTCTCCCGAAGCTTTTGTGAGTATTAATGTGGGCGATCGGGTTTTGTCTAATGGTTACGCCGCCTTAATGGAATTAAATTATTATTCAGATCATCGCACCGAATACAATCAACAATATAGCGCCGGATTAGTCGATGAAGTTCGCAGTAAATTACCTCCCTTTGATTTTACTTATTTAGTCGGGACAAAAAACGGCGAAAGTGATTTTAAATTAGAGCAAATTCGAGAAATGATCGCTCAAAATATTTTCTTAGATATGACCTCAGATTTTGCCCCTCATAAACGGTCTATTCGAGATAATATTAAAGGAGCTTGGGCACAAGCTGACCCCGGAGGAAGAGGTTATCCTAAACAATTTATGAGCTTTGGATTGTCCACCATCGAAATTCCTATCGCTCAAATTCGCTCCACCCTATACTATAGACTCGCTCAAGATTTAGTCCAATGGTGGTTTAATGAAGAGGCTATTTTACCCGCTCAAATGATGGAATTAGTGCGGAATGATACCTTAAAAAGAATGCGTCTCACTGAAGCAGAATTAGTGATGGATTTAGGGGCGGCAGAAAATAAATCAATTATTGCCCTCATTTCTGAATGGATGAATAAAATTCGTCAAGAAATTGTCCAAGAAGATTGGCTTAATTGTACCCAACAGGGAGTCAATATGATGGGGGCAGAAAGAGGAAAAATTGTCAGATTTATAGAGGAATATTTAACCCCAACTGTGGAAAGTTACCGCAACGATCATTTTATTGAAATGAGTCCTGATGAACGGCTTCATGGGGATTATTTAAAGAAAATTTATAATAATAGAGATAATATTATTCAACAGGGAAGAAAAGCTTTAGAAGAAGAATTATATTTAATTTTAGAAGATAGAACACGCGGACTTAAATATGCTGATAGTTTTATGATAGCAGTCCGACAAATTTTAGATAGCATGGCCGAAAAATTTCGTCGAGATCTAGATAAAGTTTGGAGTCAAAACGAAACAAATCGACAAAAACAATATGAAGAAGGATTAAAAGAAATTCAAGAATTTAAAAATAAATTTGGCATTACTAAAAAAGAAAAAATGGAGGAATATTGTAATCAGGCTTTAATGGGATTAGAAGGAAGTTTAATTGCCACAATTCAACGAAAAGTTAGGGCAACCGGATTAGAGGTTATTTTCCGTCTAAAAGAACATCTAGATAAATTAGAAAGACGCTTGAGTCGTTTCCAACAAAAGTTAATCCAAGCGAGGGATTTATTTAAACTTAAATCCGAGCAACAAGCGGATAGTGCCGATGCGTTAATGGTGAATGGCATTAAAATATATGATCGCCAAGAATTAAATAGTCTCTATCAAGATATGATAGAACAATTTGCCGGGGGTAAAGGAGGGGCAAAAAGTCCCTATCAAATCGGATTAGATGCTATCTGTAGCACCCTGTCTGAAGATGTGTTAAAAATAGCCAGTCCTTTATGGAAAGAAACCCGTCTCGCTAGTGAAATCATGCGTCTGTTTGATGTGACTGAAATTCCCGACGTAAGGGATGAAGATTTTCGAGAAATTATTGCCGAAAGATGTAAAACTGTCATCATTAATGCTCCAGAAAGTAGTAAACTAAAACGAGAGTTAGCGGCTTGCGATCGGCTTTTCAAAATCCTCAATGATGATTTAGAAATCGTTAATAATCTTCGCATTGCTTACCAAAAATCGAGTCCTTTAATTTTACTGAATCGAGCGATTTTACAGGGAAAAGATGCAGGGTTTACTCCGGCGAGAAATATTAATGTTGCCTTATTGGGAGGACGAAATACCAGCGATCCGGCGGCTCAAAAAATCTTACCCAAATTGCAAGAATTAGAAGGGATTAACGATGATAATATTAAACCTTTAGGAAATCCAGAAAGACATCGTATTGTTTTTGTTCAAGAAATAGGAGGGTTTTCTTTACGATGTATTGACGGAATGCGAGATCTCAGACAATCCTATCAAGATTGGAAAGGAGATTTTATTGTTGCCAAACGAGCGCAACAAGTAGGAGAAAGTCGAGATCTTCCGATTCCCGTTCATATTCAAAAAGAACCCCCTTTCTGGGATATTTTCCCTGAAGATGCCAGCATATTTAAATTAGTTATAGAAGCAAGAGCTTTAAAAGTATTGTATCAGGATACAAATCGGGTAACTCATGAAAATACCATTCGTTATGATGTAAAAACTGCCACCGGATTGAAAAAAATTGATCTGGCAGGCACTTGGGAAGAAGCGGTACAAGTCTTACAGGTTAAAGCTTGTCGTGGTGATAAAGAAGAGATTCAGCGTCAAATTAATTTGATATTAAGTAATTTAAAAACTCCTGAACAAAAGCAAGCATTGTATGAACATTTATTAGAATATTTACAGGAAAGAGCTAGAGAGTTAGAGGCACAAGGAGGGGAAGAAAGTCCCGAATATAAACGAGAAGATAAAATTATTTTGGATTTAATTACGAGTAAAAAATTAAAAATAGAAACAGTTTTACATTTATCAGATGATTCTGAACCTGAACCTATTATTAGTTCTCAACCCGTTTCTACTCCTCAACTTCAACCTACCCAAACCGAAACGATTTTCTGTACTAATTGCGGCCATAAAAATCCTGCTAAGGCTAATTTTTGCTCTAAATGTGGCACGAAATTAGTTAAATAG
- a CDS encoding ABC transporter substrate-binding protein, whose translation MSWICDGVPKDGKDYPQAIPGGHTPYENHGPDCNICGLPQEAMSGGKGGGFGGGGGKTQTTVVSAPTTIARKKQSQWLIPAIGVASVLILVGGGFGLYKVLFSQSENNEPDPVPTITVTPGTAGGLISSNAQNGQYISQGEKILLDATPDKQDGATAFGGQDWDGAISAYQQAANSDPNDPEAKIYLNNAQAQKSGNPLTIAVVVPIKSDPNSAKEVLRGVAKAQEEYNQNPQGSLLQVVIADDPGGLDSKAIAEDLVNASEVVGVIGHGIDPFSEQAIKEYETAELAILSPRTTSVTDGSQPTLKTIGMDQKTDELLGSYLQGVGKTLTEYAANTNPSPKSVIIYNSESPYSQRLKDEIVNALPQVQGQMLKEFDVKSAIDPTTVISEATGGGAKVAFIALNKGKVDDAIALAQANADAGFPLLLLGGDELYSPEILSGGGDAVKGIVLAVPWTFQPNDPFARDAIKSWKGRVSWRTATAYDATQVLAQAASENSDRSGVSSALAQGVPLNSANTNFSIFDEVPLVEAKLGTGGPPGSSYVFSPVQ comes from the coding sequence ATGTCTTGGATTTGTGACGGAGTGCCAAAAGACGGGAAAGATTATCCCCAAGCTATACCCGGCGGTCACACCCCTTATGAAAATCACGGCCCAGATTGTAACATTTGTGGGTTGCCTCAAGAAGCGATGAGCGGAGGAAAAGGAGGAGGATTTGGCGGCGGCGGTGGGAAAACCCAGACAACAGTCGTCAGTGCCCCTACTACGATCGCCAGAAAAAAACAATCTCAATGGCTGATTCCAGCGATCGGAGTCGCGTCTGTCCTCATTCTCGTGGGGGGAGGATTTGGACTCTACAAAGTCTTGTTTTCTCAATCAGAGAATAACGAACCTGATCCCGTTCCTACCATAACAGTAACCCCCGGTACAGCCGGAGGATTGATTAGTTCTAATGCCCAAAATGGGCAATACATCAGTCAAGGGGAAAAAATTCTCCTCGATGCAACTCCTGATAAACAAGACGGCGCAACAGCCTTTGGTGGGCAAGATTGGGATGGGGCAATTAGCGCCTATCAACAAGCCGCCAACAGCGATCCTAACGATCCAGAAGCGAAAATTTACCTCAATAATGCTCAAGCGCAAAAAAGCGGCAATCCTTTAACAATAGCCGTAGTTGTTCCGATTAAATCTGACCCCAACTCAGCCAAAGAAGTCCTTAGAGGAGTGGCCAAAGCTCAAGAAGAGTATAATCAAAATCCTCAAGGCAGTCTGTTACAAGTCGTGATCGCAGATGATCCCGGCGGGTTAGACTCCAAAGCGATCGCCGAAGATTTAGTCAATGCGTCGGAGGTTGTGGGAGTGATCGGTCATGGGATTGATCCTTTTAGTGAGCAAGCGATCAAAGAATATGAAACCGCCGAATTAGCGATTCTTTCCCCTCGAACCACCAGCGTTACAGATGGGAGTCAACCTACCTTAAAAACCATTGGGATGGATCAAAAAACCGATGAGTTATTAGGCAGTTATCTCCAAGGGGTAGGAAAAACCTTGACCGAATACGCCGCTAACACTAATCCCTCTCCTAAATCTGTAATCATTTACAATTCCGAGAGTCCCTACAGTCAACGACTCAAAGACGAGATTGTCAACGCTTTACCCCAAGTTCAGGGACAAATGCTCAAGGAATTTGACGTTAAATCTGCCATCGATCCCACAACCGTCATCAGTGAAGCGACCGGAGGAGGGGCAAAAGTCGCCTTTATCGCTCTCAATAAAGGAAAAGTGGATGATGCGATCGCCCTGGCCCAAGCCAATGCCGATGCTGGTTTTCCCCTGCTGTTATTGGGAGGAGATGAACTCTACAGTCCTGAGATTTTGAGCGGAGGAGGAGATGCGGTTAAAGGAATTGTCTTAGCCGTTCCCTGGACGTTTCAACCTAACGATCCTTTTGCCAGAGATGCGATTAAAAGTTGGAAAGGACGAGTCAGTTGGCGCACTGCAACCGCCTATGATGCCACCCAAGTGTTAGCCCAAGCGGCGAGTGAAAATTCTGATCGCTCTGGAGTGTCTAGCGCCCTAGCTCAAGGTGTCCCTTTAAACTCTGCCAATACTAATTTTAGTATCTTTGATGAAGTCCCCTTAGTAGAAGCCAAACTCGGTACAGGAGGGCCTCCTGGATCGAGTTATGTGTTTTCTCCTGTTCAATAA
- a CDS encoding FTR1 family iron permease, which translates to MDISAALPTFVITLREGFEAALVVGIVLACLQKANQSQLNSWVYRGIGGGIVASVMVGLLLGGILQSLNHYQTQYAPIIKEILEGLFGLIAIVMLSWMLLWMTQQAKSMKSEVEGAIKTALAQNKQAGKAIFLLVFIAVVREGFETVLFIIAKFEQGWIPTTIGAIAGLLSATLLGILLFKWGVKINLRLFFQIMGVFLLLIVGGLVISVLKHLDVAVGFVAQLNWQYGKWCFYGKDSCLLGPQVWNGSEILPDRQFPGIILKSLFGYRETLYLGQAIAYSLFILVIGGAYFQSLGGKWLGNSNKQTSVPKPNP; encoded by the coding sequence ATGGATATAAGCGCAGCTTTACCAACTTTTGTGATTACTTTACGGGAAGGGTTTGAAGCCGCGTTAGTGGTGGGGATAGTCCTAGCCTGCCTTCAAAAAGCCAATCAATCTCAACTCAATTCATGGGTATATCGAGGAATTGGGGGCGGAATAGTAGCGAGTGTAATGGTGGGATTATTATTAGGAGGAATTCTTCAAAGTCTTAATCATTATCAAACCCAATACGCTCCCATTATTAAAGAAATTTTAGAAGGGCTATTTGGATTAATTGCCATTGTCATGTTGAGTTGGATGTTATTATGGATGACTCAACAAGCTAAGTCCATGAAATCAGAAGTCGAAGGGGCAATTAAAACCGCTTTAGCCCAAAATAAACAGGCAGGAAAAGCGATTTTTCTCCTGGTATTTATTGCAGTGGTACGAGAAGGATTTGAAACGGTTTTATTTATAATCGCTAAATTTGAACAAGGCTGGATTCCAACTACAATTGGAGCAATAGCCGGACTTTTATCAGCCACTTTATTAGGAATATTATTGTTTAAATGGGGCGTAAAAATTAATCTCCGTCTCTTTTTCCAAATCATGGGAGTCTTTTTACTATTAATTGTCGGCGGCTTAGTCATTAGTGTCTTAAAACACCTTGATGTTGCCGTTGGTTTTGTCGCTCAGTTAAACTGGCAGTATGGGAAATGGTGTTTCTATGGAAAAGACTCTTGTCTGTTAGGGCCACAAGTGTGGAATGGTTCGGAGATCTTGCCAGATCGTCAGTTTCCAGGGATTATCTTAAAATCTCTATTTGGCTACCGAGAAACTCTCTACTTAGGGCAAGCGATCGCCTATAGTCTGTTTATTTTAGTGATAGGTGGGGCTTATTTCCAAAGTCTAGGGGGTAAATGGCTCGGCAACAGTAACAAACAAACATCCGTCCCAAAACCTAACCCCTAA